The DNA sequence CTGATAACAAGCGCAATTTTGGGACTCCTCAAAGGGGAAATCCATGTCCCGATAAGACCGAGGTGGGCTTACGTTTATCTCCTCGGATTCATCGTGGGTTTAACCGTCCAGTTCACATCCGTTGGGGCAGGGGTGATAGTGAGCTTCACGCTGATGAATATCGCCCGGTTAGAGCCCAGAGATGTCGTTGGCGTGACTATAGTTTATGGTTTGGCACTTTCTGGACTGAGTTTCCTCAACTACGCCGGTCTTAACGGTGTTGACTACGGTCTGGCTTTTCTCCTAATTCTGGGAACAATTCCCGGGGTTTACCTCGGGACTCATGTTAACAGGAATTCTACGGGAGAGAAACTCAAACGGGCGATAAACGTTATAGTTCTGGTGATTGGGCTTCTGATAGTGTTTAAGGGATAAAAAGAAAACAAATCACACAATTTATTTTACCGAAAACTTTTTAAATACTCTCTCAGTCCTAATCCCGGAAGCGCCCGGGTGGTGTAGCCCGGTCAATCATGCGGGACTCTCGATCCCGCGACCCGGGTTCAAATCCCGGCCCGGGCACCAAACTTCTCCTGGGCCCGTGGCTCAGCCTGGTCAGAGCGCCCGCCTGATAAGCGGGAGGTCCGGGGTTCGAAGCCCCGCGGGCCCACCAGAAAACAAACTTTTGCCGAGCAAAAGTTTGATCAAGGTTCGTGGTTCTCTTTGATAATGCCAAAGCGCGAGTTGATTCCTTTCACGAGCTGTTTTGAGAGTGAATTCCCCCACTATTGCCCTCTCAAGGAGTTCTCTTTCCTCACACTCCGGGCGTCGATTAAAGTTGAACTCCCAATAAAAAGCGAATTAACAAGGAGAATCCAAGATTCATTCCAGCGTTTTTAAATGGAATCCCCTTAAACTGGTAGTTTAAGAAGAACCACAAACTTTTGGTGAAGCTTTTTCCAAAAAAGACAGAACCCTACCGCCTTCTCCTCAGGAATTCACCGATGTCGGTGACGTTGAGGATGAACTTTTTCTTGCTCTCAGGGTTTATCCTGCCTATGCCGAGGATTATTCCGTTCTCGTCGTATATCACGAGCTTCTTCGTTCCCTGCCAGTTATAAGAGCGCACACCGCTTCTCGGAACGTCCTTCCCGGTGGTGAAGAGAAAGCCCGCCTTTGAAGTTAGGACTGCATAGTTCTTCTCAACATTAACGAAGTAGAAGAACTCAACGTTGGGATAGAACTTCTCGACGAGGTTGTCAATCTTTATCGTGCCGACAAATGTGCCGTAGGCGTAGGGCTTGAGCTTAAGCCTCTCTATCTCCTTCCATAGCCTCTCATTCACCGCATAAACGTCCCTAAAGCGACCCTCAACGACGGCGAAGGTGTGATGCATGAGCTCGCCGTACTTCTCGGCCTCCCTAAGAATGAGGTCGTACTCCCAGGCTGAGGCCCTTCTATACCTTAACCCCTCCATCGACCCGGATTGGGTGAGAAGCTTAAAAGCTTATTCGGTGTCAGTGGTTGTAGTAGCCTTCAACGGCCCACTGGGCGACGGACGTTGAGAAAAGGGCCGATATCAGGAGGAGTATAACCGCCAAAGCCGACAGCCAGAGCTCAAGGCCCTCAACCCTCCTGAGAACCAGAATCCCGAGGAGAGATGAAAGCGTCCACGTGAGGAGGAAGGCTATGATGAACCACTCGGGCCTTCCTGAGCCGAGGCCGAGAATACTGGCCCCCATCAGGGAACCAAGGACACCA is a window from the Thermococcus sp. genome containing:
- a CDS encoding sulfite exporter TauE/SafE family protein, producing MDPTFIGLGFLVGFLVGLTGVGGGALMTPSLIFLGVEPVVAVGTDLLYATVTRIFGVLFHGRKCGIRYDIALRLFAGSVPAVILGGLLLRWIDKEVLNEYLTVLLGTILITSAILGLLKGEIHVPIRPRWAYVYLLGFIVGLTVQFTSVGAGVIVSFTLMNIARLEPRDVVGVTIVYGLALSGLSFLNYAGLNGVDYGLAFLLILGTIPGVYLGTHVNRNSTGEKLKRAINVIVLVIGLLIVFKG